A stretch of Drosophila gunungcola strain Sukarami chromosome 3L unlocalized genomic scaffold, Dgunungcola_SK_2 000002F, whole genome shotgun sequence DNA encodes these proteins:
- the LOC128257993 gene encoding putative RNA-binding protein Luc7-like 1, giving the protein MSAPSNKMSATDQMRAMLDQLMGTTRNGDERQLKFSDTRVCKSFLLDCCPHDILASTRMDLGECPKVHDLAFRADYESAAKTRDYYYDIEAMEHLQAFIADCDRRTDSAKQRLKETQEELTAEVAEKANAVHGLAEEIGKKLAKAEALGEAGEVEDSMELMKEIEELRGKKIKAEHEYRTSMPASTYQQQKLRVCEVCSAYLGIHDNDIRLADHFGGKLHLGFLTIREKLIELEKTAAPRKAELKRTGKMTDRDDEGRGRNRYFVGGRELDRRSRVHRSRSRERQRNRDAERERPNNGRGLDEKGGERPKETSEGGERPERAAERGGRGRDDRDNHGRDHRERERDNRRDRERHGRTDRGRFGDRGGGGGGGHHRDDRRRSRSRDRSPRERRNFNHFRDGGGGGGGGGGGNGQRRRSYSRERYSRR; this is encoded by the coding sequence ATGAGCGCGCCGAGCAACAAAATGTCGGCCACCGATCAGATGCGAGCAATGCTGGACCAGCTTATGGGTACGACGCGGAACGGCGACGAGCGCCAGCTGAAATTCTCGGACACCAGGGTCTGCAAGTCCTTCCTGCTCGACTGCTGTCCACACGACATCCTGGCGTCCACGCGCATGGATCTCGGTGAGTGTCCCAAAGTGCATGACCTGGCTTTCCGCGCAGATTACGAGAGTGCTGCGAAGACGCGCGACTACTACTACGACATCGAGGCCATGGAGCACCTGCAGGCCTTCATCGCGGACTGCGACCGGCGCACGGACTCGGCCAAGCAGCGCCTGAAGGAAACACAGGAGGAGCTGACCGCCGAGGTGGCCGAAAAGGCCAACGCCGTCCACGGCCTGGCCGAGGAGATCGGCAAGAAGCTGGCCAAGGCCGAGGCACTCGGCGAAGCCGGCGAGGTCGAGGACAGCATGGAGCTGATGAAGGAGATCGAGGAGCTGCGCGGCAAGAAGATCAAGGCCGAACACGAGTACCGCACCTCCATGCCCGCCTCCACCTACCAACAGCAGAAGTTGCGCGTCTGCGAGGTCTGCTCAGCCTATCTGGGCATCCACGACAACGACATCCGGCTGGCGGACCACTTTGGTGGTAAGTTGCACCTCGGCTTCCTCACCATTCGCGAGAAGCTGATCGAGCTGGAGAAGACGGCTGCGCCGCGCAAGGCGGAGCTCAAGCGGACGGGTAAGATGACCGACCGAGACGACGAAGGGCGTGGGCGCAATCGCTACTTTGTAGGTGGCCGCGAACTGGACCGCCGTTCCCGCGTACATCGTTCCCGGTCCAGGGAACGCCAGCGGAACCGGGATGCGGAGCGCGAGCGACCCAACAACGGCCGCGGCCTGGACGAGAAGGGTGGCGAGCGTCCCAAAGAGACGTCGGAGGGCGGCGAACGACCCGAAAGGGCTGCAGAACGTGGCGGACGAGGACGAGATGACCGGGACAACCATGGCAGGGATCATCGCGAACGCGAGCGCGATAACAGGCGGGATCGGGAGCGCCATGGACGCACCGACAGAGGACGCTTTGGCGACAgaggcggcggaggaggcggtggccaTCACCGGGATGACAGACGCCGCTCAAGATCCAGGGACCGCTCGCCACGCGAACGCCGCAACTTCAATCACTTCAGAGatggcggcggtggtggtggtggcggcggcgggggCAACGGCCAACGAAGACGCTCCTACTCCCGCGAACGGTACTCCCGCCGCTAG
- the LOC128257411 gene encoding U4/U6 small nuclear ribonucleoprotein Prp4: MSDDDDIQYIKRQRTLHYGSLEESERKRQNAASSEASTTTTKGTPAASGATTTSTGGQLEDIDSDEDYEESTKKTSGSKQAAAPPPTAATLANKIDDDYFDLEMEMERDKVALLEEFERKKRARQINVSTDDTEIKSNLRQLNEPICYFGEGPAERRRRLKELLAGLGEHAINRKQYEEEERKQQQREQDQATWYHEGPDSLRIARLWLADYSLPRAKDRLARAREALEVASATRAGRMVEMQKKLQSLAPLCSQVGDTRPVSSAAFSADSTLLLTASWSGLCKLWSVPDCELKQTLRGHASYVGGVALRPGVKADEENVVAMASGGHDGAVKLWGFNNEESIADITGHMPHRVSKVAFHPSGRFLATACYDSSWRLWDLEQKTEVLHQEGHAKPVHCLSYHSDGSVLATGGLDAFGRVWDLRTGRCIMFLEGHLGAVFGVDFSPNGFHIATGSQDNTCKIWDLRRRQPVYTIPAHTNLISDVKYQQECGSFLVTCSYDSTTKIWSNKTWQPLKTLQGHDNKVISVDIAPNSQYIATTSFDRTFKLWSPDS, from the coding sequence ATGTCCGATGACGACGATATACAGTACATCAAGCGGCAGCGTACGCTCCACTATGGATCGCTCGAGGAATCGGAGCGCAAGCGGCAAAATGCCGCGTCGTCTGAggcatcaacaacaacaacaaagggAACGCCGGCAGCGTCtggggcaacaacaacaagcacaGGCGGACAACTGGAGGACATAGATTCAGATGAGGACTACGAGGAGTCCACGAAAAAGACGAGCGGCTCCAAACAGgcggcagcaccaccacccactgccGCCACACTGGCCAACAAAATCGACGATGACTACTTTGACTTGGAGATGGAAATGGAGCGGGACAAGGTGGCACTGCTGGAGGAATTCGAGCGCAAGAAGCGGGCGCGCCAGATAAACGTGTCAACCGACGACACGGAGATAAAGAGCAATTTGCGCCAGCTTAACGAGCCCATTTGCTACTTTGGTGAAGGACCTGCGGAGCGACGAAGACGTCTCAAGGAACTGCTCGCAGGTCTGGGCGAGCACGCCATTAACAGGAAGCAgtacgaggaggaggagcgcaAGCAGCAACAGCGGGAGCAGGATCAGGCCACCTGGTATCACGAGGGACCCGACTCTCTGCGCATTGCCCGGCTCTGGCTGGCGGATTACTCCCTGCCGCGGGCTAAAGATCGCTTGGCGCGCGCCCGTGAGGCGCTCGAAGTTGCCAGTGCCACGAGAGCCGGTCGCATGGTGGAGATGCAAAAGAAACTACAGTCGCTGGCTCCTCTGTGCTCCCAGGTGGGCGACACGCGGCCCGTGAGCAGTGCCGCCTTTAGCGCGGATTCCACACTCCTGCTGACCGCCTCGTGGTCGGGTCTCTGTAAGCTGTGGAGCGTGCCCGATTGCGAGCTAAAACAGACGCTGCGCGGACATGCCAGCTATGTGGGCGGCGTGGCTCTGCGGCCGGGTGTGAAGGCAGACGAGGAGAACGTGGTGGCCATGGCGTCGGGCGGACACGATGGCGCCGTCAAGCTGTGGGGATTCAACAACGAAGAGTCCATCGCCGACATCACTGGCCACATGCCGCATCGCGTCTCCAAGGTGGCCTTCCATCCGTCCGGGCGATTTCTGGCCACCGCCTGCTACGACTCCAGCTGGCGGCTGTGGGATCTGGAGCAGAAGACAGAGGTGCTGCATCAGGAGGGGCACGCCAAGCCGGTGCACTGCCTCAGCTATCATTCGGATGGCAGTGTCCTGGCCACCGGCGGACTGGATGCCTTCGGACGGGTGTGGGATCTGCGCACCGGCCGGTGCATCATGTTTCTGGAGGGCCACCTGGGCGCCGTGTTTGGCGTGGACTTCTCGCCGAATGGCTTCCACATCGCGACGGGTTCCCAGGACAACACCTGCAAGATCTGGGACCTGCGGCGACGCCAGCCCGTCTACACCATTCCCGCCCACACCAACTTGATTTCGGACGTGAAGTACCAGCAGGAGTGCGGCAGCTTTCTGGTCACCTGCTCCTACGACTCGACCACGAAGATCTGGTCCAACAAGACGTGGCAGCCGCTCAAGACACTGCAGGGCCACGACAACAAGGTTATATCGGTGGACATTGCGCCCAACTCGCAGTATATAGCCACCACCTCGTTCGACCGCACATTCAAGCTGTGGTCGCCGGATAGCTGA